Proteins encoded together in one Xenopus laevis strain J_2021 chromosome 6L, Xenopus_laevis_v10.1, whole genome shotgun sequence window:
- the eef1d.L gene encoding eukaryotic translation elongation factor 1 delta (guanine nucleotide exchange protein) L homeolog isoform X1 codes for MRTRKHQSPVEPTWVEKQKCNEATQPSCEAQAGNTATLPKGQRERSVSNGVSASDSGENSLNIDQKKVSGKKQKRRRKSPKNKVVMPSFDCTLAGLMADTVWLDKYAYEEAERIYYTQRAAEQAKALETNPLTSTVKLTTPESVHIVSGNVQHPPITNCCHNAAVACHHVDNGIWLNKLNFDDAEHQFVMRFGSPFAQHSLELSLEHGIPVAVQGTPDEGYASAIPTPASHHFLELDTVASMVPSTDPTVNGKPHWAGLQDLLADVWLDKPAYDQAEKNFYETIARSHSPLQAGAHQHMHSGKKNKRDKWNRKSTTKQTTPKKCDLPVIPEETAGGLLHKPVYYFLHPDSENVWLDKTSYDKAEAVFYEARGQHVDSSLNFKDSPASKLSRPAKSKRCVAPCHSKKMSASVIATEQVWLDKYKYDDAERQYYENLSGGSSPNNPHNSPQQEDGGSTILRDIARARENIQKSLAGLRTVLHTPKEAQTALPQSQTGPCASAAPSNSGDGSELAARVANLEQENQSLHKVVKDLQSAISKLEIRLSTLEKSSNSQKPAAAPQPVIKVAAPVQKVQVTPAKEENGTGEDDDDDIDLFGSDDEEEDAESARLREERLKQYAEKKSKKPGVIAKSSILLDVKPWDDETDMAKLEECVRTVQMDGLVWGSSKLVPVGYGIKKLQIQCVVEDDKVGTDILEEEITKFEDYVQSVDIAAFNKI; via the exons ATGAGGACCAGAAAACACCAGAGCCCAGTGGAGCCCACTTGGGTTGAGAAGCAAAAATGCAATGAGGCCACGCAGCCCAGTTGTGAAGCCCAGGCTGGGAATACAGCTACATTGCCCAAAGGCCAGAGAGAGCGCAGTGTCTCAAATGGTGTAAGCGCTTCAGATTCTGGCGAAAATTCCTTGAATATTGACCAAAAAAAAGTGAGTGGTAAAAAGCAGAAGAGGCGAAGAAAGTCTCCGAAGAACAAAGTTGTTATGCCAAGTTTCGACTGCACGCTTGCTGGGTTGATGGCCGATACGGTATGGCTGGATAAGTATGCGTATGAAGAGGCAGAACGCATTTACTATACACAGCGTGCTGCAGAGCAGGCCAAGGCACTAGAGACCAATCCACTAACCAGTACTGTGAAATTGACTACTCCAGAATCTGTGCATATCGTGTCTGGTAATGTACAACACCCACCCATTACTAACTGCTGCCACAACGCCGCAGTCGCTTGCCATCATGTAGATAATGGAATATGGCTAAATAAACTGAACTTTGATGATGCAGAGCATCAGTTTGTTATGCGATTTGGGTCACCCTTTGCCCAACATTCTCTTGAACTTTCACTTGAGCATGGAATCCCAGTGGCCGTACAGGGAACCCCTGATGAAGGGTATGCCAGCGCCATCCCAACTCCTGCCTCGCACCACTTCTTGGAACTGGATACTGTTGCCTCTATGGTTCCCTCCACCGACCCAACTGTGAATGGAAAGCCTCATTGGGCTGGTCTCCAAGATCTTCTGGCTGACGTGTGGCTAGACAAGCCTGCCTATGACCAGGCAGAGAAAAATTTTTATGAGACGATAGCTAGAAGCCACTCTCCGTTACAGGCTGGAGCACATCAACACATGCATTCGGGGAAGAAAAACAAGCGAGACAAGTGGAATCGGAAATCCACCACAAAACAGACCACCCCCAAGAAATGTGATTTACCCGTTATTCCTGAAGAGACGGCAGGAGGGCTGCTTCATAAACCGGTCTATTATTTCCTTCATCCGGACAGTGAAAATGTGTGGCTTGATAAGACTTCATACGACAAAGCAGAGGCAGTATTCTATGAGGCCCGAGGCCAACACGTGGATTCATCTTTAAATTTCAAGGATTCGCCCGCCTCCAAGCTTTCCCGTCCTGCCAAGTCCAAGCGATGCGTTGCCCCATGCCACTCTAA GAAAATGTCGGCTTCTGTCATCGCCACAGAGCAGGTCTGGCTGGACAAATACAAGTATGACGACGCAGAGAGACAGTATTATGAAAACCTAAGCGGGGGGTCTTCACCAAATAACCCCCATAACTCACCACAG CAAGAGGATGGAGGGAGCACAATCCTCCGAGACATTGCGAGGGCCAGGGAGAATATCCAGAAATCGCTGGCCGGA CTCAGGACAGTCCTGCATACCCCCAAAGAAGCTCAGACTGCCCTCCCCCAGAGCCAAACAGGGCCTTGTGCT AGCGCCGCCCCTTCCAACAGTGGAGACGGCAGTGAGCTGGCCGCCCGAGTAGCAAATCTGGAACAGGAGAACCAGAGCCTCCATAAAG TTGTGAAAGACCTTCAGTCGGCCATTTCTAAGCTTGAGATCCGCCTCAGCACATTGGAGAAGTCTTCTAACTCCCAGAAACCTGCTGCTGCACCACAGCCTGTCATCAAG GTGGCTGCTCCCGTACAGAAGGTACAAGTCACACCGGCTAAGGAAGAAAATGGTACCGGGGAGGATGATGATGACGATATCGACCTCTTTGGCAGTGACGATGAAGAGGAGGATGCAGAGTCGGCAAGGCTCAGAGAAGAGAGGCTAAAGCAATATGCTGAGAAGAAATCTAAGAAGCCTGGAGTCATAGCCAAGTCATCCATTCTGCTGGATGTAAAGCCG TGGGATGATGAGACGGACATGGCCAAGCTGGAGGAGTGTGTACGAACGGTTCAGATGGACGGCCTGGTGTGGGGCTCCTCCAAGCTGGTTCCAGTCGGTTATGGTATCAAGAAGTTACAGATCCAGTGTGTGGTGGAGGACGATAAGGTTGGCACAGATATCCTGGAAGAGGAGATCACCAAGTTTGAGGACTAT GTGCAGAGCGTCGACATTGCTGCTTTCAACAAGATCTAA
- the eef1d.L gene encoding eukaryotic translation elongation factor 1 delta (guanine nucleotide exchange protein) L homeolog isoform X2, producing MRTRKHQSPVEPTWVEKQKCNEATQPSCEAQAGNTATLPKGQRERSVSNGVSASDSGENSLNIDQKKVSGKKQKRRRKSPKNKVVMPSFDCTLAGLMADTVWLDKYAYEEAERIYYTQRAAEQAKALETNPLTSTVKLTTPESVHIVSGNVQHPPITNCCHNAAVACHHVDNGIWLNKLNFDDAEHQFVMRFGSPFAQHSLELSLEHGIPVAVQGTPDEGYASAIPTPASHHFLELDTVASMVPSTDPTVNGKPHWAGLQDLLADVWLDKPAYDQAEKNFYETIARSHSPLQAGAHQHMHSGKKNKRDKWNRKSTTKQTTPKKCDLPVIPEETAGGLLHKPVYYFLHPDSENVWLDKTSYDKAEAVFYEARGQHVDSSLNFKDSPASKLSRPAKSKRCVAPCHSKKMSASVIATEQVWLDKYKYDDAERQYYENLSGGSSPNNPHNSPQQEDGGSTILRDIARARENIQKSLAGSAAPSNSGDGSELAARVANLEQENQSLHKVVKDLQSAISKLEIRLSTLEKSSNSQKPAAAPQPVIKVAAPVQKVQVTPAKEENGTGEDDDDDIDLFGSDDEEEDAESARLREERLKQYAEKKSKKPGVIAKSSILLDVKPWDDETDMAKLEECVRTVQMDGLVWGSSKLVPVGYGIKKLQIQCVVEDDKVGTDILEEEITKFEDYVQSVDIAAFNKI from the exons ATGAGGACCAGAAAACACCAGAGCCCAGTGGAGCCCACTTGGGTTGAGAAGCAAAAATGCAATGAGGCCACGCAGCCCAGTTGTGAAGCCCAGGCTGGGAATACAGCTACATTGCCCAAAGGCCAGAGAGAGCGCAGTGTCTCAAATGGTGTAAGCGCTTCAGATTCTGGCGAAAATTCCTTGAATATTGACCAAAAAAAAGTGAGTGGTAAAAAGCAGAAGAGGCGAAGAAAGTCTCCGAAGAACAAAGTTGTTATGCCAAGTTTCGACTGCACGCTTGCTGGGTTGATGGCCGATACGGTATGGCTGGATAAGTATGCGTATGAAGAGGCAGAACGCATTTACTATACACAGCGTGCTGCAGAGCAGGCCAAGGCACTAGAGACCAATCCACTAACCAGTACTGTGAAATTGACTACTCCAGAATCTGTGCATATCGTGTCTGGTAATGTACAACACCCACCCATTACTAACTGCTGCCACAACGCCGCAGTCGCTTGCCATCATGTAGATAATGGAATATGGCTAAATAAACTGAACTTTGATGATGCAGAGCATCAGTTTGTTATGCGATTTGGGTCACCCTTTGCCCAACATTCTCTTGAACTTTCACTTGAGCATGGAATCCCAGTGGCCGTACAGGGAACCCCTGATGAAGGGTATGCCAGCGCCATCCCAACTCCTGCCTCGCACCACTTCTTGGAACTGGATACTGTTGCCTCTATGGTTCCCTCCACCGACCCAACTGTGAATGGAAAGCCTCATTGGGCTGGTCTCCAAGATCTTCTGGCTGACGTGTGGCTAGACAAGCCTGCCTATGACCAGGCAGAGAAAAATTTTTATGAGACGATAGCTAGAAGCCACTCTCCGTTACAGGCTGGAGCACATCAACACATGCATTCGGGGAAGAAAAACAAGCGAGACAAGTGGAATCGGAAATCCACCACAAAACAGACCACCCCCAAGAAATGTGATTTACCCGTTATTCCTGAAGAGACGGCAGGAGGGCTGCTTCATAAACCGGTCTATTATTTCCTTCATCCGGACAGTGAAAATGTGTGGCTTGATAAGACTTCATACGACAAAGCAGAGGCAGTATTCTATGAGGCCCGAGGCCAACACGTGGATTCATCTTTAAATTTCAAGGATTCGCCCGCCTCCAAGCTTTCCCGTCCTGCCAAGTCCAAGCGATGCGTTGCCCCATGCCACTCTAA GAAAATGTCGGCTTCTGTCATCGCCACAGAGCAGGTCTGGCTGGACAAATACAAGTATGACGACGCAGAGAGACAGTATTATGAAAACCTAAGCGGGGGGTCTTCACCAAATAACCCCCATAACTCACCACAG CAAGAGGATGGAGGGAGCACAATCCTCCGAGACATTGCGAGGGCCAGGGAGAATATCCAGAAATCGCTGGCCGGA AGCGCCGCCCCTTCCAACAGTGGAGACGGCAGTGAGCTGGCCGCCCGAGTAGCAAATCTGGAACAGGAGAACCAGAGCCTCCATAAAG TTGTGAAAGACCTTCAGTCGGCCATTTCTAAGCTTGAGATCCGCCTCAGCACATTGGAGAAGTCTTCTAACTCCCAGAAACCTGCTGCTGCACCACAGCCTGTCATCAAG GTGGCTGCTCCCGTACAGAAGGTACAAGTCACACCGGCTAAGGAAGAAAATGGTACCGGGGAGGATGATGATGACGATATCGACCTCTTTGGCAGTGACGATGAAGAGGAGGATGCAGAGTCGGCAAGGCTCAGAGAAGAGAGGCTAAAGCAATATGCTGAGAAGAAATCTAAGAAGCCTGGAGTCATAGCCAAGTCATCCATTCTGCTGGATGTAAAGCCG TGGGATGATGAGACGGACATGGCCAAGCTGGAGGAGTGTGTACGAACGGTTCAGATGGACGGCCTGGTGTGGGGCTCCTCCAAGCTGGTTCCAGTCGGTTATGGTATCAAGAAGTTACAGATCCAGTGTGTGGTGGAGGACGATAAGGTTGGCACAGATATCCTGGAAGAGGAGATCACCAAGTTTGAGGACTAT GTGCAGAGCGTCGACATTGCTGCTTTCAACAAGATCTAA
- the eef1d.L gene encoding eukaryotic translation elongation factor 1 delta (guanine nucleotide exchange protein) L homeolog isoform X4: MRTRKHQSPVEPTWVEKQKCNEATQPSCEAQAGNTATLPKGQRERSVSNGVSASDSGENSLNIDQKKVSGKKQKRRRKSPKNKVVMPSFDCTLAGLMADTVWLDKYAYEEAERIYYTQRAAEQAKALETNPLTSTVKLTTPESVHIVSGNVQHPPITNCCHNAAVACHHVDNGIWLNKLNFDDAEHQFVMRFGSPFAQHSLELSLEHGIPVAVQGTPDEGYASAIPTPASHHFLELDTVASMVPSTDPTVNGKPHWAGLQDLLADVWLDKPAYDQAEKNFYETIARSHSPLQAGAHQHMHSGKKNKRDKWNRKSTTKQTTPKKCDLPVIPEETAGGLLHKPVYYFLHPDSENVWLDKTSYDKAEAVFYEARGQHVDSSLNFKDSPASKLSRPAKSKRCVAPCHSKKMSASVIATEQVWLDKYKYDDAERQYYENLSGGSSPNNPHNSPQSAAPSNSGDGSELAARVANLEQENQSLHKVVKDLQSAISKLEIRLSTLEKSSNSQKPAAAPQPVIKVAAPVQKVQVTPAKEENGTGEDDDDDIDLFGSDDEEEDAESARLREERLKQYAEKKSKKPGVIAKSSILLDVKPWDDETDMAKLEECVRTVQMDGLVWGSSKLVPVGYGIKKLQIQCVVEDDKVGTDILEEEITKFEDYVQSVDIAAFNKI, encoded by the exons ATGAGGACCAGAAAACACCAGAGCCCAGTGGAGCCCACTTGGGTTGAGAAGCAAAAATGCAATGAGGCCACGCAGCCCAGTTGTGAAGCCCAGGCTGGGAATACAGCTACATTGCCCAAAGGCCAGAGAGAGCGCAGTGTCTCAAATGGTGTAAGCGCTTCAGATTCTGGCGAAAATTCCTTGAATATTGACCAAAAAAAAGTGAGTGGTAAAAAGCAGAAGAGGCGAAGAAAGTCTCCGAAGAACAAAGTTGTTATGCCAAGTTTCGACTGCACGCTTGCTGGGTTGATGGCCGATACGGTATGGCTGGATAAGTATGCGTATGAAGAGGCAGAACGCATTTACTATACACAGCGTGCTGCAGAGCAGGCCAAGGCACTAGAGACCAATCCACTAACCAGTACTGTGAAATTGACTACTCCAGAATCTGTGCATATCGTGTCTGGTAATGTACAACACCCACCCATTACTAACTGCTGCCACAACGCCGCAGTCGCTTGCCATCATGTAGATAATGGAATATGGCTAAATAAACTGAACTTTGATGATGCAGAGCATCAGTTTGTTATGCGATTTGGGTCACCCTTTGCCCAACATTCTCTTGAACTTTCACTTGAGCATGGAATCCCAGTGGCCGTACAGGGAACCCCTGATGAAGGGTATGCCAGCGCCATCCCAACTCCTGCCTCGCACCACTTCTTGGAACTGGATACTGTTGCCTCTATGGTTCCCTCCACCGACCCAACTGTGAATGGAAAGCCTCATTGGGCTGGTCTCCAAGATCTTCTGGCTGACGTGTGGCTAGACAAGCCTGCCTATGACCAGGCAGAGAAAAATTTTTATGAGACGATAGCTAGAAGCCACTCTCCGTTACAGGCTGGAGCACATCAACACATGCATTCGGGGAAGAAAAACAAGCGAGACAAGTGGAATCGGAAATCCACCACAAAACAGACCACCCCCAAGAAATGTGATTTACCCGTTATTCCTGAAGAGACGGCAGGAGGGCTGCTTCATAAACCGGTCTATTATTTCCTTCATCCGGACAGTGAAAATGTGTGGCTTGATAAGACTTCATACGACAAAGCAGAGGCAGTATTCTATGAGGCCCGAGGCCAACACGTGGATTCATCTTTAAATTTCAAGGATTCGCCCGCCTCCAAGCTTTCCCGTCCTGCCAAGTCCAAGCGATGCGTTGCCCCATGCCACTCTAA GAAAATGTCGGCTTCTGTCATCGCCACAGAGCAGGTCTGGCTGGACAAATACAAGTATGACGACGCAGAGAGACAGTATTATGAAAACCTAAGCGGGGGGTCTTCACCAAATAACCCCCATAACTCACCACAG AGCGCCGCCCCTTCCAACAGTGGAGACGGCAGTGAGCTGGCCGCCCGAGTAGCAAATCTGGAACAGGAGAACCAGAGCCTCCATAAAG TTGTGAAAGACCTTCAGTCGGCCATTTCTAAGCTTGAGATCCGCCTCAGCACATTGGAGAAGTCTTCTAACTCCCAGAAACCTGCTGCTGCACCACAGCCTGTCATCAAG GTGGCTGCTCCCGTACAGAAGGTACAAGTCACACCGGCTAAGGAAGAAAATGGTACCGGGGAGGATGATGATGACGATATCGACCTCTTTGGCAGTGACGATGAAGAGGAGGATGCAGAGTCGGCAAGGCTCAGAGAAGAGAGGCTAAAGCAATATGCTGAGAAGAAATCTAAGAAGCCTGGAGTCATAGCCAAGTCATCCATTCTGCTGGATGTAAAGCCG TGGGATGATGAGACGGACATGGCCAAGCTGGAGGAGTGTGTACGAACGGTTCAGATGGACGGCCTGGTGTGGGGCTCCTCCAAGCTGGTTCCAGTCGGTTATGGTATCAAGAAGTTACAGATCCAGTGTGTGGTGGAGGACGATAAGGTTGGCACAGATATCCTGGAAGAGGAGATCACCAAGTTTGAGGACTAT GTGCAGAGCGTCGACATTGCTGCTTTCAACAAGATCTAA
- the eef1d.L gene encoding eukaryotic translation elongation factor 1 delta (guanine nucleotide exchange protein) L homeolog isoform X3 codes for MRTRKHQSPVEPTWVEKQKCNEATQPSCEAQAGNTATLPKGQRERSVSNGVSASDSGENSLNIDQKKVSGKKQKRRRKSPKNKVVMPSFDCTLAGLMADTVWLDKYAYEEAERIYYTQRAAEQAKALETNPLTSTVKLTTPESVHIVSGNVQHPPITNCCHNAAVACHHVDNGIWLNKLNFDDAEHQFVMRFGSPFAQHSLELSLEHGIPVAVQGTPDEGYASAIPTPASHHFLELDTVASMVPSTDPTVNGKPHWAGLQDLLADVWLDKPAYDQAEKNFYETIARSHSPLQAGAHQHMHSGKKNKRDKWNRKSTTKQTTPKKCDLPVIPEETAGGLLHKPVYYFLHPDSENVWLDKTSYDKAEAVFYEARGQHVDSSLNFKDSPASKLSRPAKSKRCVAPCHSKKMSASVIATEQVWLDKYKYDDAERQYYENLSGGSSPNNPHNSPQLRTVLHTPKEAQTALPQSQTGPCASAAPSNSGDGSELAARVANLEQENQSLHKVVKDLQSAISKLEIRLSTLEKSSNSQKPAAAPQPVIKVAAPVQKVQVTPAKEENGTGEDDDDDIDLFGSDDEEEDAESARLREERLKQYAEKKSKKPGVIAKSSILLDVKPWDDETDMAKLEECVRTVQMDGLVWGSSKLVPVGYGIKKLQIQCVVEDDKVGTDILEEEITKFEDYVQSVDIAAFNKI; via the exons ATGAGGACCAGAAAACACCAGAGCCCAGTGGAGCCCACTTGGGTTGAGAAGCAAAAATGCAATGAGGCCACGCAGCCCAGTTGTGAAGCCCAGGCTGGGAATACAGCTACATTGCCCAAAGGCCAGAGAGAGCGCAGTGTCTCAAATGGTGTAAGCGCTTCAGATTCTGGCGAAAATTCCTTGAATATTGACCAAAAAAAAGTGAGTGGTAAAAAGCAGAAGAGGCGAAGAAAGTCTCCGAAGAACAAAGTTGTTATGCCAAGTTTCGACTGCACGCTTGCTGGGTTGATGGCCGATACGGTATGGCTGGATAAGTATGCGTATGAAGAGGCAGAACGCATTTACTATACACAGCGTGCTGCAGAGCAGGCCAAGGCACTAGAGACCAATCCACTAACCAGTACTGTGAAATTGACTACTCCAGAATCTGTGCATATCGTGTCTGGTAATGTACAACACCCACCCATTACTAACTGCTGCCACAACGCCGCAGTCGCTTGCCATCATGTAGATAATGGAATATGGCTAAATAAACTGAACTTTGATGATGCAGAGCATCAGTTTGTTATGCGATTTGGGTCACCCTTTGCCCAACATTCTCTTGAACTTTCACTTGAGCATGGAATCCCAGTGGCCGTACAGGGAACCCCTGATGAAGGGTATGCCAGCGCCATCCCAACTCCTGCCTCGCACCACTTCTTGGAACTGGATACTGTTGCCTCTATGGTTCCCTCCACCGACCCAACTGTGAATGGAAAGCCTCATTGGGCTGGTCTCCAAGATCTTCTGGCTGACGTGTGGCTAGACAAGCCTGCCTATGACCAGGCAGAGAAAAATTTTTATGAGACGATAGCTAGAAGCCACTCTCCGTTACAGGCTGGAGCACATCAACACATGCATTCGGGGAAGAAAAACAAGCGAGACAAGTGGAATCGGAAATCCACCACAAAACAGACCACCCCCAAGAAATGTGATTTACCCGTTATTCCTGAAGAGACGGCAGGAGGGCTGCTTCATAAACCGGTCTATTATTTCCTTCATCCGGACAGTGAAAATGTGTGGCTTGATAAGACTTCATACGACAAAGCAGAGGCAGTATTCTATGAGGCCCGAGGCCAACACGTGGATTCATCTTTAAATTTCAAGGATTCGCCCGCCTCCAAGCTTTCCCGTCCTGCCAAGTCCAAGCGATGCGTTGCCCCATGCCACTCTAA GAAAATGTCGGCTTCTGTCATCGCCACAGAGCAGGTCTGGCTGGACAAATACAAGTATGACGACGCAGAGAGACAGTATTATGAAAACCTAAGCGGGGGGTCTTCACCAAATAACCCCCATAACTCACCACAG CTCAGGACAGTCCTGCATACCCCCAAAGAAGCTCAGACTGCCCTCCCCCAGAGCCAAACAGGGCCTTGTGCT AGCGCCGCCCCTTCCAACAGTGGAGACGGCAGTGAGCTGGCCGCCCGAGTAGCAAATCTGGAACAGGAGAACCAGAGCCTCCATAAAG TTGTGAAAGACCTTCAGTCGGCCATTTCTAAGCTTGAGATCCGCCTCAGCACATTGGAGAAGTCTTCTAACTCCCAGAAACCTGCTGCTGCACCACAGCCTGTCATCAAG GTGGCTGCTCCCGTACAGAAGGTACAAGTCACACCGGCTAAGGAAGAAAATGGTACCGGGGAGGATGATGATGACGATATCGACCTCTTTGGCAGTGACGATGAAGAGGAGGATGCAGAGTCGGCAAGGCTCAGAGAAGAGAGGCTAAAGCAATATGCTGAGAAGAAATCTAAGAAGCCTGGAGTCATAGCCAAGTCATCCATTCTGCTGGATGTAAAGCCG TGGGATGATGAGACGGACATGGCCAAGCTGGAGGAGTGTGTACGAACGGTTCAGATGGACGGCCTGGTGTGGGGCTCCTCCAAGCTGGTTCCAGTCGGTTATGGTATCAAGAAGTTACAGATCCAGTGTGTGGTGGAGGACGATAAGGTTGGCACAGATATCCTGGAAGAGGAGATCACCAAGTTTGAGGACTAT GTGCAGAGCGTCGACATTGCTGCTTTCAACAAGATCTAA
- the eef1d.L gene encoding eukaryotic translation elongation factor 1 delta (guanine nucleotide exchange protein) L homeolog isoform X6, whose amino-acid sequence MSASVIATEQVWLDKYKYDDAERQYYENLSGGSSPNNPHNSPQQEDGGSTILRDIARARENIQKSLAGSAAPSNSGDGSELAARVANLEQENQSLHKVVKDLQSAISKLEIRLSTLEKSSNSQKPAAAPQPVIKVAAPVQKVQVTPAKEENGTGEDDDDDIDLFGSDDEEEDAESARLREERLKQYAEKKSKKPGVIAKSSILLDVKPWDDETDMAKLEECVRTVQMDGLVWGSSKLVPVGYGIKKLQIQCVVEDDKVGTDILEEEITKFEDYVQSVDIAAFNKI is encoded by the exons ATGTCGGCTTCTGTCATCGCCACAGAGCAGGTCTGGCTGGACAAATACAAGTATGACGACGCAGAGAGACAGTATTATGAAAACCTAAGCGGGGGGTCTTCACCAAATAACCCCCATAACTCACCACAG CAAGAGGATGGAGGGAGCACAATCCTCCGAGACATTGCGAGGGCCAGGGAGAATATCCAGAAATCGCTGGCCGGA AGCGCCGCCCCTTCCAACAGTGGAGACGGCAGTGAGCTGGCCGCCCGAGTAGCAAATCTGGAACAGGAGAACCAGAGCCTCCATAAAG TTGTGAAAGACCTTCAGTCGGCCATTTCTAAGCTTGAGATCCGCCTCAGCACATTGGAGAAGTCTTCTAACTCCCAGAAACCTGCTGCTGCACCACAGCCTGTCATCAAG GTGGCTGCTCCCGTACAGAAGGTACAAGTCACACCGGCTAAGGAAGAAAATGGTACCGGGGAGGATGATGATGACGATATCGACCTCTTTGGCAGTGACGATGAAGAGGAGGATGCAGAGTCGGCAAGGCTCAGAGAAGAGAGGCTAAAGCAATATGCTGAGAAGAAATCTAAGAAGCCTGGAGTCATAGCCAAGTCATCCATTCTGCTGGATGTAAAGCCG TGGGATGATGAGACGGACATGGCCAAGCTGGAGGAGTGTGTACGAACGGTTCAGATGGACGGCCTGGTGTGGGGCTCCTCCAAGCTGGTTCCAGTCGGTTATGGTATCAAGAAGTTACAGATCCAGTGTGTGGTGGAGGACGATAAGGTTGGCACAGATATCCTGGAAGAGGAGATCACCAAGTTTGAGGACTAT GTGCAGAGCGTCGACATTGCTGCTTTCAACAAGATCTAA
- the eef1d.L gene encoding eukaryotic translation elongation factor 1 delta (guanine nucleotide exchange protein) L homeolog isoform X5, whose translation MSASVIATEQVWLDKYKYDDAERQYYENLSGGSSPNNPHNSPQQEDGGSTILRDIARARENIQKSLAGLRTVLHTPKEAQTALPQSQTGPCASAAPSNSGDGSELAARVANLEQENQSLHKVVKDLQSAISKLEIRLSTLEKSSNSQKPAAAPQPVIKVAAPVQKVQVTPAKEENGTGEDDDDDIDLFGSDDEEEDAESARLREERLKQYAEKKSKKPGVIAKSSILLDVKPWDDETDMAKLEECVRTVQMDGLVWGSSKLVPVGYGIKKLQIQCVVEDDKVGTDILEEEITKFEDYVQSVDIAAFNKI comes from the exons ATGTCGGCTTCTGTCATCGCCACAGAGCAGGTCTGGCTGGACAAATACAAGTATGACGACGCAGAGAGACAGTATTATGAAAACCTAAGCGGGGGGTCTTCACCAAATAACCCCCATAACTCACCACAG CAAGAGGATGGAGGGAGCACAATCCTCCGAGACATTGCGAGGGCCAGGGAGAATATCCAGAAATCGCTGGCCGGA CTCAGGACAGTCCTGCATACCCCCAAAGAAGCTCAGACTGCCCTCCCCCAGAGCCAAACAGGGCCTTGTGCT AGCGCCGCCCCTTCCAACAGTGGAGACGGCAGTGAGCTGGCCGCCCGAGTAGCAAATCTGGAACAGGAGAACCAGAGCCTCCATAAAG TTGTGAAAGACCTTCAGTCGGCCATTTCTAAGCTTGAGATCCGCCTCAGCACATTGGAGAAGTCTTCTAACTCCCAGAAACCTGCTGCTGCACCACAGCCTGTCATCAAG GTGGCTGCTCCCGTACAGAAGGTACAAGTCACACCGGCTAAGGAAGAAAATGGTACCGGGGAGGATGATGATGACGATATCGACCTCTTTGGCAGTGACGATGAAGAGGAGGATGCAGAGTCGGCAAGGCTCAGAGAAGAGAGGCTAAAGCAATATGCTGAGAAGAAATCTAAGAAGCCTGGAGTCATAGCCAAGTCATCCATTCTGCTGGATGTAAAGCCG TGGGATGATGAGACGGACATGGCCAAGCTGGAGGAGTGTGTACGAACGGTTCAGATGGACGGCCTGGTGTGGGGCTCCTCCAAGCTGGTTCCAGTCGGTTATGGTATCAAGAAGTTACAGATCCAGTGTGTGGTGGAGGACGATAAGGTTGGCACAGATATCCTGGAAGAGGAGATCACCAAGTTTGAGGACTAT GTGCAGAGCGTCGACATTGCTGCTTTCAACAAGATCTAA